The following are from one region of the Tachysurus fulvidraco isolate hzauxx_2018 chromosome 15, HZAU_PFXX_2.0, whole genome shotgun sequence genome:
- the retreg3 gene encoding reticulophagy regulator 3, producing the protein MAQESETGDVDRGSGESWKRRPDLGVRSRQRSGDTAVQVRAVKAALMDALGPHERLITYLQAVLLWERPVHSVLLYTLTNCGFWFFALSSVRLLFLLALGLAVVVCVDMWRNKIWPKIKVKRVDESENESWGLVQPGTISVPELCHHMAEVWVSVTSCAVDLVEFKRHNPGQFCVLVCGLFSFLAMVGRYIPGVFLSYVAVWGVLLCPLVIYYRLLPRVCVRLEPALQWLDFSVKGYMMSKPIDNQFLRRPIRGGTSGDTSDSEEELAAFCPTFDEAAVAKELAMTDSEHSDAEVSYTENGTFNLSRGHTPLTDGSEELDRHSDPEESFAQDLPDFPSINPDATLMEDDDDPSLGLPSLGSIGISGTRASTSSALLDLDTQLDSDQDDLDTDLSLGGLNLTSDITGDLASLLASNMIQAALSGALQGPHTYRKESSSELDLDLDQDQDQDDFELLDQSELNQMDPLGGSGTRGSGQNRTQGSSFLSNLLGKPQ; encoded by the exons atggCGCAAGAGAGTGAAACCGGAGATGTTGACAGAGGGAGCGGGGAGTCGTGGAAGCGACGCCCGGACTTAGGCGTGCGGAGTCGGCAGCGCTCCGGAGACACCGCGGTGCAGGTGCGGGCCGTGAAGGCGGCGCTGATGGACGCTCTGGGACCTCATGAGCGCCTCATCACCTACCTGCAAGCGGTTCTTTTGTGGGAGAGACCTGTACACAGCGTGCTTCTCTACACACTCACCAACTGCGGCTTCTG GTTCTTTGCTTTGAGCTCGGTGAGACTGCTCTTCCTGTTGGCTTTGGGACTggctgtggtggtgtgtgtcgACATGTGGAGGAACAAGATTTGGCCCAAAATCAAAG tgaagCGAGTGGATGAGAGCGAAAACGAAAG CTGGGGCCTGGTGCAGCCCGGCACCATAAGCGTACCCGAATTGTGCCACCACATGGCCGAAGTTTGGGTGAGCGTAACGTCGTGCGCTGTAGATCTCGTCGAGTTTAAACGACACAACCCGGGACAG TTCTGCGTgctggtctgtgggctgttctCTTTCTTGGCCATGGTGGGGCGCTACATCCCCGGAGTCTTCCTGTCTTACGTCGCAG TGTGGGGCGTGTTGTTGTGTCCGCTGGTGATTTACTATCGGCTCttgccgcgtgtgtgtgtgaggctggaGCCGGCCCTGCAGTGGCTGGACTTCAGCGTCAAAGGCTACATGATGTCAAAGCCCATAGACAATCAGT TCCTTCGGCGCCCGATCCGAGGCGGCACCTCTGGTGACACCAGCGACAGCGAGGAGGAGCTGGCTGCCTTCTGCCCTACA TTTGATGAAGCGGCGGTTGCTAAGGAACTAGCGATGACCGATTCGGAGCACTCGGATGCGGAAGTCTCGTACACAGAGAACGGCACCTTTAACCTGTCCAGGGGACACACGCCTCTCACCGATGGCTCAGAGG AACTCGACAGGCACAGTGACCCAGAGGAATCGTTTGCTCAGGACCTCCCAGATTTCCCGTCGATAAACCCAGACGCCACGCTGATGGAGGACGATGACGACCCCAGCCTTGGGCTGCCTAGCTTGGGCTCGATCGGCATCTCTGGCACTCGCGCCTCCACCTCCTCCGCTCTGCTGGACCTGGACACACAGCTGGACTCGGACCAGGACGACCTCGACACCGACCTCTCACTCGGCGGCCTCAACCTGACCTCCGACATCACCGGCGATCTAGCGAGCCTCCTGGCCAGCAACATGATTCAAGCAGCTCTCTCTGGGGCCCTGCAGGGTCCTCACACATACAGGAAAGAGTCGAGCTCAGAGCtggacctggacttggaccAGGACCAGGACCAGGACGACTTTGAGCTGCTGGATCAGTCCGAGCTCAACCAGATGGATCCTTTAGGGGGTTCGGGGACGAGAGGAAGCGGACAGAACAGAACACAGGGATCCAGCTTTCTGTCCAACCTGCTGGGGAAGCCACagtga
- the tubg1 gene encoding tubulin gamma-1 chain: MPREIITLQLGQCGNQIGFEFWKQLCAEHGISPEGIVEDFATEGTDRKDVFFYQADDEHYIPRAVLLDLEPRVIHTILNSPYANLYNPENIYLSEHGGGAGNNWASGFSQGEKIHEDIFDIIDREADGSDSLEGFVLCHSIAGGTGSGLGSYLLEKLNDRYPKKLVQTYSVFPNQDEMSDVVVQPYNSLLTLKRLTQNADCVVVLDNTALNRIATDRLHIQNPSFSQINQLVSTIMSASTTTLRYPGYMNNDLIGLIASLIPTPRLHFLMTGYTPLTTDQSVASVRKTTVLDVMRRLLQPKNVMVSTGRDRQTNHCYIAILNIIQGEVDPTQVHKSLQRIRERKLANFIPWGPASIQVALSRKSPYLPSAHRVSGLMMANHTSISSLFERTCRQYDKLRKREAFLEQFRKEDMFKENFDELDNSREVVQHLIDEYSAATRPDYISWGAQEQ; the protein is encoded by the exons ATGCCTCGGGAGATTATAACCCTGCAGCTGGGGCAGTGTGGAAATCAGA TCGGTTTCGAGTTCTGGAAACAGCTGTGTGCCGAACATGGCATCAGCCCTGAGGGCATCGTCGAGGACTTTGCCACCGAGGGCACGGACCGGAAAGACGTGTTCTTCTATCAG GCGGACGACGAGCACTACATCCCCCGAGCCGTGCTCCTGGACCTGGAGCCTCGAGTCATCCACACCATCCTGAACTCACCCTATGCTAACCTGTACAACCCAGAGAACATCTACCTCTCAGAGCACGGAGGTGGAGCGGGTAACAACTGGGCCAGCGGCTTCTCTCAG ggGGAGAAGATCCACGAGGACATCTTTGACATCATCGACAGAGAAGCAGACGGCAGTGACAGCCTGGAG GGATTTGTGCTGTGTCACTCTATCGCTGGAGGCACAGGGTCTGGTCTCGGCTCTTACCTCCTGGAAAAACTCAATGACAG atatcCTAAGAAGCTGGTGCAGACATACTCTGTGTTTCCCAACCAGgatgagatgagtgatgtgGTGGTGCAGCCCTACAACTCTCTACTCACACTCAAGAGACTGACCCAGAACGCAGACTGTGTg gtggtgCTGGATAACACGGCTCTGAACCGGATCGCCACAGACAGACTGCACATCCAGAACCCGTCGTTCTCACAGATAAACCAGCTG gtCTCTACCATCATGTCCGCCAGCACGACGACGCTGCGTTACCCCGGATACATGAACAACGATCTGATTGGCCTGATCGCCTCGCTCATCCCCACCCCCCGCCTCCACTTTCTCATGACCGGTTACACACCGCTGACCACTGACCAGTCA gtaGCGAGCGTGAGGAAGACAACGGTCCTGGACGTGATGAGGAGACTCCTGCAGCCGAAGAACGTCATGGTGTCTACGGGCAGAGACCGTCAGACTAACCACTGTTACATCGCCATCCTTAACATCATTCAGGGAGAGGTGGATccaacacag GTCCACAAGAGTCTCCAGAGAATCCGAGAAAGGAAGTTGGCTAATTTTATCCCGTGGGGTCCTGCTAGCATTCAGGTAGCGCTCTCACGCAAGTCCCCGTACCTGCCCTCGGCTCACCGCGTCAGCGGCCTCATGATGGCCAATCACACCAGCATCTCCTCT CTGTTCGAGAGGACGTGCCGTCAGTACGACAAACTCCGCAAACGCGAGGCTTTCCTCGAGCAGTTCCGCAAGGAGGACATGTTCAAGGAAAACTTTGACGAGCTGGACAATTCACGTGAGGTGGTGCAGCACCTGATCGACGAGTACAGCGCCGCCACACGGCCTGACTACATCTCCTGGGGAGCTCAggagcagtaa